The following are from one region of the Nitrososphaerales archaeon genome:
- a CDS encoding hydroxymethylglutaryl-CoA synthase, producing the protein MSRLVGIDDIAIFVPRLYVDFKDFAEARGINPAKLEYGIGVKQMAMVDTNQDPATMAANACLKIMQKNDLHPEDIGRLYVATESGLDESKAMNSYVVGMLEQIYGNGSFEHCGGIECKFACVSGSYALYDNSNWIRAEENNEKAALVVVSDVAKYDIGSTGEYTQGAGAVAMLVKENPRILAFDQKVTSTVIKDEYDFFRPFGRETPLVNGQYSNLLYLIQVKKAMLKYKAKALETGLFKIGPNESIIDHIDYIALHLPYAKMGKNALAFLLRHEWRNLPKWADIIKQIGMEEPKPKNNAGTIESILTDKEFMEKDEQFRKKFMETAQYKEVFEAKLASSLKASEMIGNLYTGSLYMGFRSELEFEHKRGKDLAGKRVGFASYGSGSSAMVFSGVIQPEYLEVVKQMDLEREIGERKKISMEEYEVLHRGERTIDNTILTPSKEFILVRIGRSGTKEGFREYSFVN; encoded by the coding sequence ATGTCTAGGCTCGTAGGCATAGACGATATTGCCATCTTTGTTCCAAGGTTATATGTGGATTTTAAGGACTTTGCTGAGGCTAGAGGTATCAATCCTGCGAAGCTCGAGTATGGCATCGGGGTGAAGCAAATGGCAATGGTTGATACGAACCAGGATCCTGCCACTATGGCTGCAAATGCGTGTCTAAAAATTATGCAAAAGAACGATCTGCATCCAGAAGATATTGGCAGGTTATATGTGGCTACAGAATCTGGTCTTGATGAATCTAAAGCGATGAACTCGTATGTTGTTGGTATGCTTGAACAAATTTATGGTAATGGCAGTTTTGAACACTGTGGTGGTATAGAATGCAAGTTTGCATGTGTAAGCGGTTCCTATGCACTTTATGATAACTCCAACTGGATACGAGCAGAGGAGAATAATGAAAAGGCAGCATTAGTTGTTGTTAGTGATGTAGCAAAGTATGATATTGGATCCACTGGCGAATATACACAAGGAGCCGGCGCGGTTGCGATGCTTGTGAAAGAAAATCCACGTATTCTTGCATTTGATCAGAAAGTTACATCTACTGTGATAAAGGACGAGTATGATTTCTTCAGACCTTTTGGGCGTGAAACGCCGCTGGTTAATGGGCAGTATTCCAACTTGCTATACTTGATACAGGTTAAGAAGGCGATGTTAAAGTACAAGGCCAAGGCACTTGAAACTGGTTTGTTTAAGATTGGTCCCAACGAATCTATCATTGATCATATAGACTATATCGCGCTTCATTTGCCGTATGCCAAGATGGGCAAGAACGCTCTAGCCTTCCTGTTGCGTCATGAATGGAGAAACCTTCCAAAGTGGGCCGATATTATTAAGCAGATTGGAATGGAGGAACCCAAGCCAAAGAACAATGCTGGCACAATCGAATCGATACTTACAGACAAGGAGTTTATGGAAAAGGACGAACAATTCAGGAAGAAGTTCATGGAAACTGCACAGTACAAGGAAGTCTTTGAAGCGAAACTCGCAAGTTCCCTGAAGGCATCCGAAATGATAGGAAACCTCTACACTGGGTCGTTATACATGGGTTTTAGAAGCGAGTTGGAATTCGAACATAAGAGGGGCAAGGACCTTGCAGGCAAGAGGGTGGGCTTTGCCTCATATGGTAGTGGTAGTAGTGCGATGGTCTTTAGCGGTGTGATACAGCCAGAATACCTTGAAGTTGTAAAACAGATGGATCTTGAGAGGGAGATAGGAGAGAGGAAGAAGATTTCCATGGAAGAATATGAGGTATTGCATAGGGGTGAGAGAACAATTGATAATACGATCCTTACACCAAGCAAGGAATTCATTTTGGTAAGGATAGGCAGGAGTGGTACAAAGGAAGGTTTTAGGGAATATAGTTTCGTAAATTGA
- a CDS encoding type II glyceraldehyde-3-phosphate dehydrogenase has product MVRIFVNGFGNIGRRLASALSQDKEFQFVGIAKYTPDERLKEALDQNFSIFVPENNVDAFRGYKVAGTVKEAIQQSDIIVDAAKDGLGYDNKVIYYLPMNKPAIFQGGEDRYGERSVADMIHNSRVNYEKSFDKKYVIQGSCNVTGLGRIMQPLIEKYGNEIKRFDATLIRRWADLEDKKEVKDSIEWDKNPHHQDDVADFIKQPPLYVDVYKVPSRMMHVHQLYVRFGNGSPRKDEVLELFEKEWGVAVLHGVKGTANLRKKAAELGFPYGDTNMVHIHAEVLKVQDDTLKVVYSDDQTGMVVPENHLLLQAMAFKRKKEEALERTDRLFNMNKRKKILMEEFAQ; this is encoded by the coding sequence TTGGTCAGAATATTTGTAAACGGTTTTGGTAACATAGGAAGGAGACTTGCAAGCGCCTTATCTCAGGATAAGGAGTTTCAGTTTGTGGGTATTGCAAAATATACACCAGATGAAAGGCTGAAAGAGGCTCTTGATCAGAATTTTAGCATTTTTGTTCCAGAGAATAATGTTGACGCGTTCAGGGGATACAAAGTTGCAGGGACTGTAAAGGAAGCCATACAGCAGAGCGATATAATTGTGGATGCTGCAAAAGACGGTTTGGGTTACGATAACAAAGTTATCTATTACCTTCCGATGAATAAACCTGCAATATTTCAGGGCGGCGAGGACAGATATGGTGAAAGAAGTGTGGCTGATATGATACACAACTCCAGAGTTAACTATGAAAAAAGTTTTGACAAGAAATACGTGATACAGGGAAGTTGCAACGTAACAGGGCTGGGAAGGATAATGCAACCCTTAATAGAAAAGTATGGTAACGAGATAAAGAGGTTTGATGCAACTCTCATAAGACGTTGGGCAGATCTTGAAGACAAAAAGGAAGTCAAGGATTCCATAGAATGGGACAAAAACCCTCATCATCAGGACGACGTTGCGGATTTTATCAAACAACCACCATTGTACGTCGATGTATACAAGGTTCCATCAAGGATGATGCATGTACATCAATTGTATGTTAGGTTTGGTAATGGTTCTCCTCGCAAAGATGAGGTACTGGAATTGTTTGAAAAAGAATGGGGTGTAGCTGTTTTGCATGGTGTGAAGGGAACCGCAAATCTTAGGAAAAAAGCCGCGGAGCTGGGCTTTCCTTATGGAGATACCAATATGGTTCACATACACGCTGAAGTATTGAAAGTTCAGGATGATACGTTAAAGGTGGTATATTCTGACGATCAGACAGGTATGGTGGTTCCTGAAAATCATTTGTTATTGCAAGCAATGGCATTCAAGCGCAAGAAAGAGGAGGCATTGGAGAGAACGGATAGATTGTTTAACATGAATAAGCGGAAAAAGATACTAATGGAAGAGTTTGCACAATAA
- a CDS encoding hemolysin family protein, with amino-acid sequence MVDITLPIAALVGLVALSAFFSGLEVAFVSIGKGQLKKFLNDKRRGAKSLQKLKSNPSRTLTTLLVGNNIVNVAAAAIATDLATNLFGSIGVGVATGVMTFMLLVFGEITPKAYCNAHAEAIALRFAGVILVLQYAIYPIVRMFEGITKGIFKLIGTHERPPPISEDEVRALLDVGVEEKVFLKEEKKLIEEALEFHDIPVRAIMTPRKNMVVLNARMLLWEALPLINKFGYSRIPIIEGTKDNIVGIVHNRDLLRALESKSTDLMLKDIARKPLFVSQEKKISDLLKEFQSRRIHMAIVVDEFGGTDGLVTLEDIIEELVGEIVDETDIERQLITTVDKNTIIAHGEVEIDDVNEALNVNILKGTDYSTLNGLLHEMLRDIPQQGDKITLDNVVISVEEVKQNAPLKVKIQKLQTDYIDKSAIEQN; translated from the coding sequence ATGGTTGATATAACATTACCGATAGCGGCATTGGTAGGCTTGGTAGCGCTTTCGGCATTTTTCAGCGGACTTGAGGTAGCCTTTGTTTCTATAGGCAAGGGTCAGCTGAAGAAATTCTTGAATGATAAGAGGCGTGGTGCTAAATCACTTCAAAAATTGAAATCCAATCCCAGTAGAACGCTAACTACGTTACTGGTAGGCAATAACATCGTAAATGTAGCGGCTGCAGCAATTGCAACAGATCTAGCAACAAATCTGTTTGGTAGCATCGGTGTTGGTGTTGCCACCGGAGTTATGACTTTCATGTTACTTGTGTTTGGAGAGATAACACCAAAAGCATACTGCAATGCACATGCTGAAGCGATTGCATTAAGATTTGCTGGAGTCATCTTGGTTCTTCAATATGCAATATATCCTATAGTAAGAATGTTTGAAGGTATAACTAAAGGAATCTTCAAGCTCATCGGCACTCACGAACGTCCCCCACCAATAAGCGAGGATGAGGTAAGAGCACTTTTGGATGTTGGCGTAGAAGAAAAAGTGTTCCTGAAGGAAGAAAAGAAATTGATCGAGGAGGCTCTGGAATTTCATGATATACCAGTTCGGGCTATCATGACGCCACGCAAAAACATGGTTGTTCTTAACGCACGTATGTTGCTATGGGAGGCCCTGCCTTTGATAAACAAGTTTGGGTATTCGCGTATACCAATAATAGAAGGTACAAAGGACAACATAGTTGGCATAGTTCACAATAGAGATTTGTTAAGGGCGTTGGAGTCAAAGAGCACAGATCTAATGCTCAAAGATATTGCAAGAAAGCCATTGTTTGTATCTCAGGAGAAAAAAATTAGCGACCTTCTCAAGGAATTCCAGAGCAGACGCATTCACATGGCAATAGTTGTTGATGAGTTCGGAGGGACAGATGGGCTGGTTACACTCGAAGATATTATAGAGGAATTGGTTGGAGAGATCGTTGATGAAACAGATATTGAGCGTCAACTGATTACAACGGTGGACAAGAACACTATAATTGCACATGGAGAGGTTGAAATTGATGATGTGAATGAAGCACTTAACGTAAACATTCTAAAGGGAACTGATTACTCAACGCTTAACGGACTTTTACATGAAATGTTACGTGACATTCCACAGCAGGGAGATAAAATCACTTTGGACAATGTAGTCATAAGTGTGGAAGAAGTGAAACAAAACGCACCCCTGAAGGTCAAAATACAAAAGCTACAGACAGATTATATAGACAAGTCTGCTATTGAGCAAAATTAA
- the albA gene encoding DNA-binding protein Alba — translation MSKASNDIYVGKKPLMTYVTATLVQLANEDRVVVKARGNSIVKAVDVAQIIEKRMDSMGYRIADTKIGTDQLQSKDGKTRNVSTIEIAILKGQGSNPSSSSSEKKTSSNSQSKKGKRK, via the coding sequence ATGTCTAAAGCATCAAACGATATATACGTTGGAAAGAAGCCACTTATGACCTATGTTACTGCAACTCTGGTACAGCTAGCAAACGAGGACAGGGTAGTTGTCAAGGCTAGAGGGAATAGTATTGTTAAAGCGGTTGATGTTGCACAGATAATAGAGAAGAGGATGGACAGCATGGGATATAGAATAGCCGACACAAAAATAGGAACCGACCAACTTCAGTCTAAGGATGGTAAGACAAGGAACGTCTCTACCATAGAGATTGCAATCTTGAAGGGACAGGGTTCAAATCCATCAAGTTCATCCAGTGAAAAGAAGACAAGTTCCAATAGTCAAAGCAAGAAAGGGAAGAGGAAGTAG
- a CDS encoding phosphoribosyltransferase encodes MRFKDRTDAGLQLAAKLSWLRDKSDVIILAIPRGGVIVADVIAKSLNATLDVVIPRKLGAPNNPELAIGAVMHDGSSYINEYVMTVLRIENDYVKSETDIQVREIERRLKLFRGNVVYDLKSKTVVMVDDGIATGATMMVAIAWIKKQNPNMIILAVPVAPKETVRKLSEIVDETVVLHMPLEFGAVGEFYEDFCQISDDEVMGILRKYKAQ; translated from the coding sequence ATGAGATTTAAGGATAGAACCGACGCTGGTTTGCAATTAGCCGCAAAGTTGTCATGGTTGAGGGATAAGAGTGATGTTATCATCCTTGCCATACCACGTGGTGGTGTAATCGTTGCAGACGTCATTGCAAAATCACTAAATGCGACTCTCGATGTTGTAATACCACGAAAGCTTGGTGCGCCAAATAATCCTGAACTAGCAATAGGCGCTGTTATGCATGATGGAAGCTCATACATTAATGAATATGTGATGACTGTGCTAAGAATAGAGAATGATTATGTTAAATCGGAAACAGATATACAGGTTAGGGAAATTGAACGTAGGTTAAAACTGTTCCGTGGTAATGTTGTATACGATCTTAAAAGCAAAACAGTTGTCATGGTTGATGATGGTATAGCTACAGGTGCAACCATGATGGTAGCAATAGCATGGATAAAAAAGCAAAACCCAAATATGATAATATTAGCCGTACCTGTTGCGCCCAAAGAAACGGTTAGAAAATTAAGTGAAATTGTAGATGAAACAGTGGTTTTGCATATGCCCCTTGAATTTGGTGCGGTAGGTGAATTCTATGAAGATTTTTGCCAGATAAGCGATGACGAAGTTATGGGTATCCTTCGCAAGTACAAAGCACAATAA
- a CDS encoding TIGR00725 family protein: protein MQRRKQILVIGYNGDSCTKKAYDIAYAVGKEIAKRNAVLVTGGLGGVMEAASKGAKENNGTTVGIIPFEDFDEANNFCDIVICTGMGFARDFVTAYSADAVIIVGGGIGTLIETGVAYMKKKPIVAVRKSGGTADEYAGRYLDERKRIRILSAKTPKQAVDLILRQR from the coding sequence ATGCAGAGGCGGAAGCAGATTCTTGTCATAGGATACAACGGTGATTCATGTACAAAGAAGGCATATGATATCGCTTATGCTGTAGGCAAGGAGATCGCCAAAAGGAATGCCGTTCTCGTAACAGGTGGTTTAGGCGGAGTGATGGAAGCTGCAAGCAAGGGTGCAAAGGAGAACAATGGTACTACTGTCGGAATAATTCCATTTGAAGATTTTGACGAGGCAAACAATTTCTGTGATATAGTGATATGCACAGGAATGGGTTTTGCAAGGGATTTTGTAACTGCCTATTCTGCGGACGCTGTGATAATTGTCGGCGGGGGTATTGGAACTTTAATAGAAACGGGTGTTGCATACATGAAGAAAAAACCTATAGTAGCTGTGCGTAAAAGTGGCGGGACAGCTGATGAGTATGCAGGTAGGTATCTTGACGAAAGAAAACGTATAAGGATATTATCGGCCAAGACTCCAAAGCAGGCAGTTGATCTTATCCTAAGACAACGCTAA
- a CDS encoding 3-hydroxyacyl-CoA dehydrogenase NAD-binding domain-containing protein: MSIRKITVLGSGVMGHGIAQVSAMAGYEVALRDIDQKFLDKAIEKITWSLDKLVEKKRISKQESEKILGRIRTFVDLKESLADTDLVIEAVPEDMNLKKKVYAELDKLASSKTVFASNTSTLPITELSKVTSRPKKFIGIHFFNPPQLMPLVEVIPGAQTDKELIDATMQYVKSLGKEPVLCNKDVAGFIVNRIFIPLIHEATWSLERDGAKMTEIDAAVKFKLGFPMGIFELADYTGIDVVHKATQEMYARDKRVINPHPLVEKLFNEGRFGQKSGKGFYEYKSATYERIILTQEEAERYNPIRLLGVAVNNACWLITNDVSNRQDIDRATKFGLGLKEGLFPTAERFGLAKIVEELKTMANRYGSFYEPDKTLLEYAS; encoded by the coding sequence ATGAGCATAAGAAAGATAACCGTGCTTGGTTCGGGGGTAATGGGTCACGGCATTGCCCAAGTTTCTGCTATGGCGGGCTATGAAGTAGCATTGCGTGACATAGATCAGAAGTTTCTAGACAAAGCAATAGAGAAGATCACGTGGAGCCTTGATAAGCTAGTTGAAAAGAAAAGGATTTCCAAACAAGAGTCAGAGAAGATATTAGGACGTATAAGGACTTTTGTTGATCTGAAGGAATCATTGGCCGATACAGATCTTGTAATCGAAGCTGTTCCAGAGGATATGAATTTGAAGAAGAAGGTTTATGCAGAACTAGATAAATTGGCATCAAGTAAGACTGTCTTTGCTTCCAATACCAGCACTCTGCCTATCACAGAATTATCTAAGGTTACAAGTAGGCCTAAGAAATTCATAGGCATACATTTCTTCAACCCTCCACAACTGATGCCTCTAGTAGAAGTGATTCCGGGAGCCCAAACTGACAAGGAACTCATAGATGCTACAATGCAATATGTTAAGAGTCTTGGAAAGGAACCAGTGCTTTGCAACAAGGACGTAGCTGGCTTTATAGTAAATAGGATCTTCATTCCGCTTATACATGAAGCGACCTGGTCGTTGGAAAGGGATGGTGCGAAAATGACTGAAATTGACGCGGCAGTGAAGTTCAAACTGGGATTCCCAATGGGCATATTCGAGCTTGCAGATTATACAGGTATAGATGTTGTACACAAGGCAACACAGGAGATGTATGCGAGGGATAAAAGAGTAATCAATCCGCATCCTCTTGTTGAGAAATTATTTAATGAAGGCCGTTTCGGACAAAAGTCTGGGAAAGGATTTTACGAGTACAAAAGTGCCACATATGAGAGGATTATCCTAACGCAAGAAGAGGCTGAACGTTACAATCCCATAAGACTTCTTGGAGTGGCTGTCAACAACGCTTGCTGGCTAATAACGAATGATGTTAGCAATAGACAGGACATAGATAGGGCTACCAAATTCGGCCTTGGTCTAAAGGAAGGGCTGTTTCCTACAGCGGAGAGATTTGGACTTGCAAAGATTGTTGAAGAATTGAAGACAATGGCAAATCGATATGGAAGTTTCTATGAACCAGATAAAACGCTACTAGAGTATGCATCTTAG
- a CDS encoding aspartate dehydrogenase gives MKNVGIIGCGTIGSELARAIDTGKIEDAALLSIFDIAFEMGNRLASKLQNKAMVAKTLDQFLQSNMDIVVEAASQHAVRQYAKIVLENDMDLMIMSVGALLDVHLYDELVDVATKHDVKIYLPTGAIAGIDAIRSVRHMLQEVTLTTTKNAKGLQDAPFFDKYKVDLKKIRKSTVIYEGNAIEAVKLFPANVNVAAILSLAGIGGKKTNVRIAVDPRSTMNVHEIMAKGKFGEMHFTVKNLPSPTNPKTSYLAVLSAIECLRSICNDRVNIGT, from the coding sequence TTGAAAAATGTAGGTATCATTGGTTGTGGCACAATCGGTTCTGAATTAGCAAGAGCTATTGATACAGGTAAAATAGAAGACGCAGCACTTCTTTCAATATTTGATATAGCATTCGAGATGGGAAATAGACTTGCAAGTAAACTACAAAATAAGGCCATGGTTGCAAAGACACTCGATCAATTTCTGCAGAGTAATATGGATATAGTTGTAGAAGCAGCCTCTCAGCATGCTGTTAGGCAGTATGCTAAGATTGTGCTCGAGAATGACATGGATCTTATGATAATGAGCGTTGGAGCGTTGCTTGACGTTCATTTGTATGACGAACTCGTGGATGTTGCTACAAAACACGATGTAAAGATTTACCTTCCCACTGGCGCAATTGCAGGGATAGATGCAATCCGAAGTGTGAGACACATGCTGCAAGAGGTGACGTTGACAACAACAAAAAATGCAAAGGGTCTGCAAGATGCACCATTTTTCGACAAGTATAAGGTTGATCTAAAAAAGATTAGAAAATCAACCGTGATCTATGAAGGCAACGCTATTGAAGCTGTTAAGCTCTTTCCTGCTAATGTGAATGTAGCAGCAATTTTGAGTTTAGCAGGCATTGGGGGAAAGAAAACGAATGTTAGAATAGCTGTTGACCCTCGTTCAACAATGAACGTACATGAGATAATGGCAAAGGGAAAGTTTGGCGAGATGCACTTCACTGTCAAAAACTTGCCTAGTCCTACAAATCCAAAAACAAGTTACCTTGCGGTGCTTTCTGCAATAGAATGTTTGCGTTCCATATGTAACGACAGGGTCAATATAGGTACATGA
- the nadA gene encoding quinolinate synthase NadA: protein MGVDSLKDEILRLKKEKDAVILAHNYQIPEVQDVADFVGDSLGLSEQAAKTDAKIIVFCGVHFMAETASIICPDKKVLIPDPEAGCSLSDTIDAEQLRKWKEENPNAVVVGYVNTTADVKALCDYCCTSSNAVRVVNSIPAERTVLFLPDMFLGAYVAEVTKRKNMLIWPGECHVHAGIRPEMVNNMLKTHKGAEFLIHPECGCTTSMMYYFGNGNGHGVGSGNGNGNGHCVKFFSTEGMMKYAKSSSADKLVVATETGILYRMQKENPNKTFIPISDKAICKYMKMITLDKVYRSLTEMVYEVKVQRSTAEKAKVAIDRMLAIN from the coding sequence ATGGGCGTAGATTCATTAAAAGACGAAATACTTCGCTTGAAGAAGGAGAAGGACGCAGTGATCCTGGCGCACAACTATCAGATCCCGGAGGTGCAGGACGTTGCAGACTTTGTAGGTGACTCTTTAGGTCTTTCTGAGCAGGCGGCAAAAACAGATGCCAAGATAATTGTATTTTGCGGTGTCCACTTTATGGCGGAAACAGCGTCTATAATATGTCCTGACAAGAAGGTACTCATACCTGATCCAGAAGCAGGTTGCTCCTTATCAGATACCATAGATGCCGAGCAGTTAAGAAAATGGAAAGAAGAAAATCCTAATGCTGTTGTTGTTGGGTATGTAAATACTACAGCTGATGTAAAAGCATTATGTGATTATTGCTGTACATCCAGTAACGCTGTCAGAGTCGTTAATAGCATACCCGCTGAAAGAACTGTGCTATTCTTACCAGATATGTTTCTTGGGGCCTACGTGGCTGAGGTTACTAAGAGAAAGAACATGCTCATATGGCCAGGGGAATGCCATGTGCATGCCGGCATAAGGCCAGAGATGGTAAATAATATGCTCAAGACGCACAAGGGAGCTGAATTCCTTATACATCCAGAATGCGGTTGCACCACTTCTATGATGTATTACTTTGGCAATGGGAATGGACATGGTGTAGGAAGTGGAAACGGTAATGGAAACGGTCATTGTGTAAAGTTCTTCTCAACAGAGGGTATGATGAAGTATGCAAAAAGTTCGAGTGCAGACAAACTTGTTGTTGCAACAGAAACTGGCATACTCTACAGGATGCAGAAGGAAAACCCAAATAAGACATTCATACCCATAAGTGATAAAGCTATATGCAAGTACATGAAGATGATTACCCTCGATAAGGTTTACAGATCACTGACAGAAATGGTGTATGAGGTAAAGGTGCAAAGGAGTACGGCAGAAAAGGCAAAGGTGGCAATAGATAGAATGCTTGCAATAAATTAA
- the nadC gene encoding carboxylating nicotinate-nucleotide diphosphorylase, translating into MLRKALAEFLHEDIGRGDITSEILPNVIAKAEVICKERAVVAGLEEAGLLFELVRCKARNLVKEGSVVKPYTPILTVTGNAKAILSAERTALNILMRMSGIATETRRFVDEVKQVNHKVRIACTRKTAPGFRIFDKKAVKIGGGDTHRMRLDEMVLIKDNHLAIIGSVTKAVTKARQIHRHRFKIEVEVRSVEEAIEAIKTCAGIIMLDNLTPNQVRSIVDVLHKENLRRKVMIEVSGGITHKNVKQYASSDIDMISIGSLTHSVKAIDMSLEISGS; encoded by the coding sequence GTGCTACGAAAGGCACTTGCTGAATTCTTACATGAAGACATAGGTAGAGGAGATATTACAAGTGAAATACTTCCAAATGTTATAGCAAAGGCCGAAGTAATCTGTAAGGAGAGAGCAGTAGTTGCTGGCTTGGAGGAAGCCGGCCTATTATTTGAACTTGTGCGATGCAAAGCCAGGAACTTGGTGAAGGAAGGTTCTGTAGTAAAACCCTATACACCTATACTCACAGTAACTGGTAATGCAAAGGCTATATTATCCGCTGAAAGGACAGCGTTGAACATACTGATGCGAATGAGTGGCATCGCTACTGAAACAAGACGCTTTGTAGATGAAGTTAAACAAGTTAATCATAAGGTACGAATAGCGTGCACACGGAAGACTGCTCCCGGCTTCAGGATCTTTGATAAGAAAGCTGTGAAGATAGGTGGTGGAGATACGCATAGAATGCGCCTTGATGAGATGGTTTTGATAAAAGACAACCATCTTGCAATTATAGGTTCTGTCACGAAGGCTGTAACAAAAGCAAGGCAGATCCACAGACATAGGTTCAAAATCGAGGTCGAAGTAAGGAGCGTTGAGGAAGCTATAGAGGCTATAAAAACTTGTGCAGGCATTATAATGCTTGATAATTTAACGCCTAATCAGGTTAGGTCGATCGTTGATGTGTTGCATAAAGAGAATTTAAGGAGAAAAGTCATGATAGAGGTTTCTGGCGGAATCACGCATAAGAATGTTAAGCAGTATGCATCTTCAGATATAGATATGATATCAATTGGTAGTCTAACACATTCGGTAAAAGCTATAGATATGAGCCTAGAAATAAGTGGGAGTTAA
- the spt4 gene encoding transcription elongation factor subunit Spt4: protein MARELACRKCRAITTGKVCPVCKSSDLTADWSGILLIVQPENSQVAKTLNITQKGKFALKVT, encoded by the coding sequence TTGGCAAGAGAACTTGCCTGCAGAAAATGTAGGGCAATTACTACTGGCAAAGTATGTCCTGTCTGCAAATCTTCGGATCTTACTGCGGATTGGAGCGGCATATTGCTAATAGTGCAACCTGAAAATTCGCAGGTTGCTAAGACACTGAATATAACACAGAAAGGAAAGTTTGCTTTAAAGGTAACATGA
- a CDS encoding DNA-directed RNA polymerase: protein MFTIVEMSDVVRIPPNRLGTSLREAAMSILKEKYESMISPDLGYVIMIIDADVNATGKLVAGDGATYHRVNFKALTFYPALQEIVEGEVVEITEFGAFVRIGPTDALLHLSQITDDYLRSDLKQGMIIANQTGKTLRTGSRLRARVTAVSLGKGAAMGKIGITCRQPFLGAEEWIKEEVKKAESGQQEKQKVEKEAK, encoded by the coding sequence ATGTTTACTATTGTTGAAATGTCAGATGTCGTTAGAATACCACCTAACCGTCTGGGCACATCACTAAGAGAAGCAGCTATGAGCATCCTTAAGGAGAAGTATGAGAGTATGATAAGTCCAGATCTGGGCTATGTTATAATGATAATTGATGCTGATGTTAATGCTACTGGAAAGCTTGTTGCTGGTGATGGTGCTACATATCATAGAGTCAATTTTAAAGCACTTACTTTCTATCCTGCATTGCAAGAGATCGTGGAGGGAGAAGTTGTTGAGATTACAGAATTTGGTGCATTCGTAAGAATAGGCCCTACCGATGCGTTGCTTCATTTGTCACAGATAACTGATGACTACCTTAGAAGTGATCTGAAACAAGGGATGATAATTGCTAATCAGACTGGGAAGACATTAAGAACTGGGTCAAGGTTGCGGGCAAGGGTAACAGCTGTTAGTTTGGGTAAAGGTGCTGCTATGGGGAAGATAGGTATTACTTGTAGACAGCCGTTTCTGGGCGCAGAAGAATGGATAAAGGAAGAGGTTAAGAAGGCAGAGTCTGGTCAGCAGGAGAAGCAGAAAGTAGAAAAGGAGGCAAAGTGA